A stretch of the Vanacampus margaritifer isolate UIUO_Vmar chromosome 6, RoL_Vmar_1.0, whole genome shotgun sequence genome encodes the following:
- the mapk12a gene encoding mitogen-activated protein kinase 12 has protein sequence MSRRVRPGYHRQEINKTSWEVPDRYRELKQVGTGAYGTVCSAVDIRTRTKVAIKKLYRPFQSELFAKRAYRELRLLKHMKHENVIGLLDVFTADLSLDKLNDFYLVMPFMGTDLGKVMKVQRLSEEKIQYLVYQILKGLKYIHSSGIIHRDLKPGNLAINQDCELKILDFGLARQADSEMTGYVVTRWYRAPEVILSWMHYSQTVDIWSVGCIMAEMLQGKPLFKGNDHLDQLTEIMKITGTPSQEFISKLQSDDAKGYIKSLQKVEKKDLQKVFSKANPQAVSVLERMLLLDPESRATAAEALKLPFFSEFREPEEETEAQPYDHSMDNTELPLEQWKRHTFTEILIFKPVVPESKETSL, from the exons ATGTCTCGACGTGTCAGACCGGGCTACCATCGGCAGGAGATCAACAAAACCTCATGGGAGGTACCGGATAGGTACCGTGAGCTGAAGCAGGTGGGGACTGGAGCATACGGGACGGTCTG TTCAGCAGTGGACATCAGAACCAGAACCAAAGTGGCCATCAAGAAGCTGTATCGACCCTTTCAGTCAGAGCTGTTTGCCAAACGAGCTTACCGGGAGCTAAGACTCCTCAAACACATGAAGCACGAAAAT GTGATTGGTCTCTTAGACGTGTTCACTGCGGATCTCTCGTTGGACAAACTTAATGATTT TTACCTGGTGATGCCGTTCATGGGGACAGACCTGGGCAAAGTGATGAAGGTGCAGAGGCTCTCTGAAGAAAAAATCCAATATTTGGTCTATCAGATTCTCAAAGGGCTCAAG TATATTCACTCTTCTGGGATCATTCATAGG GACCTTAAACCAGGGAATCTTGCCATTAACCAAGACTGTGAGCTCAAG ATCTTGGACTTTGGTTTGGCACGTCAGGCCGACAGCGAGATGACGGGCTATGTGGTGACTCGCTGGTACCGAGCCCCAGAAGTCATCTTGAGCTGGATGCACTACAGCCAGACTG TGGATATTTGGTCAGTTGGCTGCATCATGGCAGAGATGCTACAAGGGAAACCTCTTTTTAAAGGGAATGACC ACCTCGATCAGCTGACTGAGATAATGAAGATCACAGGGACGCCTTCTCAGGAATTTATATCAAAACTACAATCAGATGAC GCCAAAGGCTACATCAAAAGTCTTCAAAAAGTCGAAAAGAAAGATCTTCAAAAAGTGTTCTCCAAAGCCAACCCACAAG CCGTGTCTGTGCTGGAGCGCATGTTATTACTGGATCCCGAAAGCAGGGCAACAGCGGCGGAGGCCCTCAAGTTGCCGTTCTTCTCAGAGTTTCGGGAACCCGAGGAAGAGACGGAAGCTCAGCCGTACGACCACTCGATGGACAACACAGAGCTGCCCCTGGAGCAGTGGAAAC GTCACACCTTCACAGAGATCTTAATCTTTAAGCCTGTTGTGCCAGAATCCAAGGAAACATCTCTGTAA